The following are from one region of the Jatrophihabitans telluris genome:
- a CDS encoding IclR family transcriptional regulator — protein MVNPPSSPTAERAGVQSLHRALDVIEAVEQRGGHLPIAEIAAAAGLPLPTTHRLLHTLVERGWMRQLPNRRYALGFRLTPLGASAARLAATGATPLLADLVSSTGESANVAVLSGDRAEYVAQVPSAHSMRTFTEVGRRVELHCTGVGKAMLAQLSDTELTALVRRGGLAGYTDHTLTTERDLLDDLAHTRSRGYALDEQEQELGVRCVAVVVPDSGPAWTALSVSGPVTRMTDALIADAVPRLHAAGRKLRAATIHDGEAHS, from the coding sequence GCCGAACGCGCCGGCGTTCAATCGCTGCATCGCGCACTCGACGTCATCGAGGCCGTCGAGCAGCGCGGCGGGCACCTGCCGATCGCCGAAATCGCGGCCGCCGCGGGGCTTCCGCTGCCGACGACCCATCGACTGCTGCACACGCTGGTCGAGCGCGGGTGGATGCGGCAGCTGCCCAACCGCCGCTACGCCCTGGGTTTCCGGCTCACACCCCTGGGGGCATCCGCGGCACGGCTCGCCGCCACTGGCGCAACCCCCTTGCTCGCCGATCTCGTGTCCTCCACGGGCGAGAGCGCGAACGTGGCCGTGCTCTCCGGCGACCGCGCCGAGTACGTGGCCCAGGTGCCGTCGGCTCACTCGATGCGAACCTTCACCGAGGTCGGTCGCCGGGTCGAGCTGCACTGCACGGGCGTGGGCAAGGCCATGCTCGCCCAGCTCAGCGACACCGAGCTGACCGCGCTGGTGCGCCGGGGCGGGCTGGCCGGCTACACCGACCACACCCTCACGACCGAGCGCGACCTGCTGGACGACCTGGCGCACACACGCTCGCGGGGTTACGCCCTCGATGAGCAGGAACAGGAACTCGGCGTGCGGTGCGTCGCCGTGGTCGTACCGGACAGCGGCCCGGCGTGGACCGCCCTCTCGGTGTCCGGACCGGTAACCCGAATGACCGACGCCTTGATCGCCGATGCCGTGCCGAGGCTGCACGCGGCCGGGCGAAAACTGCGGGCAGCGACCATTCACGACGGTGAAGCCCATAGCTGA
- a CDS encoding serine hydrolase domain-containing protein has protein sequence MSLPPTLPARSPGRPPRPITAANWLDPDVLGWSFQHMADVFPTVDVRRGPAAGVELRSRPVALGALRVPLAGGSSSTAAEIVAATNTDAWMVVYGNDVVTEQYFGGMEPGTRHLLMSVSKSLVSTVAGSLVGQRLIDPEAQVTSYVPELRDSGYAGARVRHLLDMRSGIEFSERYLDPDSEVARLDAAVGWAPPRGEGSPRTMKEFLPTLKQNRPHGGAFLYRSCETDVLGWVCEAAAGQRFHQLLSDLVWSRLGARYDAYLCVDSDGTGMFDGGICATLGDLARFGAMILGDGMSLTGERVVPAEWVSDIFTGGSDSAAAFAASPDDNDMPGGMYRSNFWFPSANRDVALCLGIHGQMVYINRATGTVGVKVSSWAAPIDDEKGRATLQMFDAISAHLTAAAD, from the coding sequence ATGTCCCTGCCGCCCACGTTGCCCGCGCGCAGCCCTGGCCGACCGCCACGACCGATAACCGCCGCGAACTGGTTGGACCCCGATGTGCTGGGCTGGTCGTTTCAACACATGGCCGATGTGTTCCCCACGGTCGACGTCCGCCGAGGTCCGGCCGCAGGTGTCGAGCTGCGGTCTCGCCCCGTTGCCCTCGGTGCGCTGAGAGTTCCGTTGGCGGGCGGGTCATCGTCCACCGCGGCAGAGATCGTCGCCGCGACCAACACCGACGCCTGGATGGTCGTGTACGGAAACGACGTCGTCACCGAGCAGTACTTCGGTGGGATGGAGCCGGGGACGAGGCACCTGCTGATGTCGGTGAGCAAGTCGCTCGTGTCGACCGTGGCCGGCTCGCTGGTAGGGCAACGGTTGATCGACCCGGAGGCACAGGTGACCTCCTACGTCCCCGAACTGCGCGACAGCGGATACGCCGGTGCTCGCGTGCGACATCTGCTCGACATGCGCAGCGGGATCGAGTTTTCCGAGCGATACCTCGATCCCGACTCCGAGGTAGCCCGGTTGGATGCCGCAGTTGGCTGGGCACCCCCGCGCGGCGAGGGATCCCCCCGCACGATGAAGGAGTTTCTGCCGACCCTGAAACAGAACCGCCCGCACGGGGGTGCGTTCCTATACCGCAGCTGCGAGACGGACGTCCTCGGCTGGGTTTGTGAAGCGGCAGCGGGCCAGCGTTTCCATCAGCTCCTGTCGGACCTTGTCTGGTCACGGCTCGGGGCGCGTTACGACGCCTACCTGTGCGTCGACTCAGACGGCACCGGCATGTTCGACGGCGGGATCTGCGCCACGCTGGGCGACCTGGCACGGTTTGGGGCGATGATCCTCGGAGACGGAATGTCTCTGACCGGCGAGCGTGTTGTGCCGGCCGAGTGGGTGAGCGACATCTTCACCGGCGGCTCCGACTCCGCCGCTGCGTTCGCCGCGAGCCCCGACGACAACGATATGCCCGGCGGCATGTACCGCAGCAATTTCTGGTTTCCCAGCGCCAACCGCGACGTCGCCCTCTGTCTGGGAATTCACGGGCAAATGGTTTACATCAACCGGGCCACGGGCACGGTCGGGGTGAAGGTTTCCAGCTGGGCGGCCCCGATCGACGACGAGAAGGGCAGGGCAACCCTGCAGATGTTCGACGCCATCAGCGCCCACCTCACCGCCGCGGCCGACTGA
- a CDS encoding PadR family transcriptional regulator, translating into MPSRHDPQLLKGVLTLLLLRLLAERESYGYEVVQRLHAHGLDSVLEGTVYPALARLERERWLISRLVASDAGPARKYYRVTPTGYDALIEATGSWLDLVDVVSGVLEQPLPTRPGKGV; encoded by the coding sequence GTGCCTTCCCGCCATGACCCGCAATTGCTCAAAGGTGTTCTGACGCTGCTGCTGCTCCGCCTTCTGGCCGAACGCGAGTCCTACGGCTACGAGGTGGTGCAGCGGCTGCACGCCCACGGGCTCGACAGTGTGCTCGAAGGCACCGTCTATCCCGCGCTGGCCCGGCTGGAGCGGGAACGATGGCTGATCTCCAGACTGGTGGCGTCGGATGCGGGACCGGCGCGCAAGTATTACCGCGTCACGCCGACCGGCTACGACGCGCTGATTGAAGCAACGGGCAGTTGGCTTGACCTCGTGGACGTCGTCTCGGGCGTACTGGAGCAACCACTGCCGACCCGACCCGGTAAAGGAGTGTGA
- a CDS encoding NAD(P)-binding protein, whose product MTQVVEADYLVVGAGAAGMAFTDALITNADVSVAVVDRRHSVGGHWLTAYPFVRLHQASAFYGVASTLLGAGRVQDDGPEAGLQERATAPEICAYYARVLTTRMLASGKVRFFPNCEYTGDRQFVSRVSGRRYEVEGRCRLVDAHYLSPHTPADTPPPFGVGEGGHVVAVNELINLGEAPSLYVVVGAGKTATDACIWLLSNGVDPDSICWVRPRDPWMLNRAVVQPDPAIFMGMAADIFAAAARASSADDLFLRLEADGVMIRIDRSVTPTMAKTPTLATWELDLLRSITNVVRLGHIRWVEPGRLLFDHGTIDLPPGALVVHCAASGLRRRPLVPIWRSDMITLQLIRAGFPCFAAALAGYVEATRDEDVEKNRLCPPSPYSNSARSWARMQLLGARAAMAFATEADIKAWADQVPLNPARIAADTVVTPGLTGALDRYRHNLTPGLVRLAQLAGEPATDRPPGTCA is encoded by the coding sequence GTGACGCAGGTGGTGGAGGCGGACTATCTCGTCGTCGGCGCCGGTGCGGCGGGCATGGCCTTCACCGACGCCCTGATCACCAATGCGGACGTCAGCGTCGCTGTCGTGGACCGGCGCCACAGCGTGGGTGGTCACTGGCTGACCGCCTATCCCTTCGTGCGCCTGCACCAGGCGTCGGCGTTCTACGGCGTGGCCTCCACTCTGCTCGGAGCCGGCAGGGTCCAGGACGACGGCCCGGAGGCGGGGCTGCAGGAGCGCGCCACAGCACCCGAGATCTGCGCGTACTACGCACGAGTGCTGACGACGCGCATGCTTGCCTCTGGAAAGGTGCGCTTCTTCCCGAACTGCGAATACACCGGTGATCGGCAGTTCGTCTCACGCGTGTCGGGCCGACGGTATGAGGTCGAAGGTCGCTGCCGACTCGTCGATGCCCATTACCTCTCGCCGCACACACCGGCCGACACTCCCCCGCCGTTCGGAGTGGGCGAAGGCGGACATGTCGTCGCCGTCAACGAACTGATCAACCTCGGCGAGGCGCCATCGCTGTACGTGGTCGTCGGTGCGGGCAAGACCGCCACGGACGCGTGCATCTGGCTGCTGTCCAACGGGGTTGACCCGGATTCCATCTGCTGGGTGCGGCCGCGGGACCCATGGATGCTCAACCGTGCCGTCGTACAGCCCGATCCGGCCATCTTCATGGGAATGGCCGCAGACATCTTTGCTGCCGCCGCCCGGGCATCATCTGCCGACGACTTGTTCCTGCGCCTGGAAGCGGACGGGGTGATGATCCGCATCGACAGGTCGGTCACTCCCACTATGGCCAAGACCCCCACGCTTGCCACCTGGGAACTCGACCTGTTGCGCAGCATCACGAACGTGGTCCGGCTGGGGCACATTCGTTGGGTCGAGCCAGGAAGGTTGCTGTTCGACCACGGCACGATCGACCTTCCACCGGGCGCGCTCGTCGTGCATTGCGCCGCATCGGGGCTTCGCCGGCGACCTCTCGTGCCGATCTGGCGCAGCGACATGATCACCTTGCAGCTCATCAGGGCCGGCTTCCCGTGCTTCGCGGCCGCGCTCGCCGGCTACGTCGAGGCAACCCGTGACGAGGACGTCGAGAAGAATCGGTTGTGCCCGCCATCGCCGTACTCGAACTCGGCGCGATCGTGGGCCCGGATGCAGCTGCTCGGCGCCAGGGCAGCGATGGCATTCGCGACCGAGGCCGACATCAAGGCCTGGGCTGACCAGGTGCCACTCAACCCGGCCCGCATCGCCGCGGACACGGTGGTTACCCCCGGCCTGACCGGCGCGCTGGATCGCTATCGCCACAACCTCACGCCAGGGTTGGTGCGCCTGGCTCAACTCGCAGGCGAGCCAGCCACGGATCGACCGCCGGGGACCTGTGCCTAG
- a CDS encoding COG4705 family protein: MVTSTVLLGASKVPEVTVAFWIIKALTTGMGESTSDYLVHRFPPVLAVIAGFIAFVAALAVQFGARRYVPWKYWLAVAMVGVFGTMAADVLHVGLGVPYVVSSAFFVVALATVFALWYASERTLSIHSIRTVRRELFYWAAVMATFALGTAAGDLSAVTLHLGYFSSGLLFAAIILIPAIGYWRFGLNPIFGFWFAYVLTRPLGASFADWLGVSHRRGGLNLGPGPVSLALALLIVISVAYLTVTASRPARSRPARS, translated from the coding sequence ATGGTGACCTCGACCGTGCTGCTCGGCGCCTCGAAGGTCCCGGAGGTGACCGTCGCGTTCTGGATCATCAAGGCGCTCACCACAGGCATGGGGGAGTCCACGTCGGATTATCTCGTCCACCGATTTCCCCCGGTGCTTGCGGTCATTGCGGGCTTCATCGCGTTCGTTGCCGCGCTCGCGGTGCAATTCGGGGCTCGTCGGTACGTCCCCTGGAAGTACTGGCTCGCGGTGGCGATGGTCGGCGTGTTCGGCACCATGGCCGCCGACGTGCTTCACGTCGGGCTGGGCGTTCCCTACGTCGTGTCGAGTGCGTTTTTCGTCGTGGCCCTCGCGACTGTGTTCGCGCTCTGGTACGCGAGCGAGCGAACCCTCTCGATCCACAGCATCCGGACCGTGCGGCGAGAGTTGTTCTACTGGGCCGCGGTCATGGCGACGTTCGCCCTCGGCACCGCCGCCGGAGACCTGAGCGCTGTCACCCTGCATCTGGGCTACTTCTCCTCAGGCCTGTTGTTCGCCGCCATCATCCTCATCCCCGCGATCGGCTACTGGAGGTTCGGCCTGAACCCGATCTTCGGTTTCTGGTTCGCCTACGTGCTGACCCGGCCCCTCGGTGCATCGTTCGCCGACTGGCTAGGGGTTTCCCATCGGCGTGGCGGGCTGAACCTCGGCCCAGGACCGGTGAGCCTCGCCCTGGCCCTGCTGATCGTCATCTCGGTTGCCTACCTGACGGTCACCGCCTCTCGACCCGCGCGTTCTCGACCCGCGCGCTCCTGA
- a CDS encoding dihydrofolate reductase family protein produces MSTVVMHAVTSVDGYIADQNDEVGPLFDWYFNGDQPIVDESLDQQHAPFRVSAVSQSYVRPFWDSIRVTIQGRHLFDLTNGWDGRPPAGEHLIVVSHRPKPDGWHPEADVPFFDDVAAAVAEARRRAGDGAVAVCAGDVGGQAFALGLVDEVAIDVVPVVFGKGKRYFGRVGGEHLLDDPHVVIQGERVLHLRFKARR; encoded by the coding sequence ATGAGCACTGTGGTGATGCACGCCGTGACGTCGGTCGATGGTTACATCGCCGACCAGAACGACGAGGTGGGGCCGCTGTTCGACTGGTACTTCAACGGCGACCAGCCGATCGTCGATGAGTCCTTGGACCAGCAGCACGCGCCCTTTCGCGTCTCGGCCGTCTCGCAGTCCTACGTTCGCCCCTTCTGGGACAGCATCCGCGTGACGATCCAGGGGCGCCACCTGTTCGACCTGACCAACGGTTGGGACGGTCGACCGCCCGCCGGTGAGCACCTCATAGTCGTATCCCACCGGCCCAAACCTGATGGTTGGCACCCCGAGGCCGACGTGCCGTTCTTCGACGACGTGGCGGCCGCGGTGGCGGAGGCGAGGCGGCGTGCCGGCGATGGTGCGGTCGCCGTGTGCGCCGGAGACGTCGGTGGCCAGGCGTTCGCCCTAGGCCTCGTCGATGAAGTGGCCATCGATGTGGTGCCTGTGGTGTTCGGCAAGGGCAAGCGGTATTTCGGCCGGGTCGGCGGTGAGCACCTGCTCGACGATCCCCATGTCGTGATCCAGGGCGAACGGGTGCTGCATCTCCGCTTCAAGGCGCGTCGCTGA
- a CDS encoding DeoR/GlpR family DNA-binding transcription regulator — translation MLVVERHDRIRELVDTRRVISTDDLAQVLAVSAETVRRDLLLLDGQGLLRRVHGGAMACAAHVGVEPPFADRETLASSAKSVIGTFAAGLVTSGQTVVFDVGTTAAAAARSLPASFVGTVATCSLLVAAQLAERPSVEVLICGGRVRRGDLAVSNAQALSFFADLHADVAFLGCGGVDAEAGLTDFYPDEVATRRVILANSALSYVLADSSKLSRVAPHRVCGLDQLSAVITDRRPPVALQRAAERAGARIHTAA, via the coding sequence ATGTTGGTCGTTGAACGGCACGACCGGATCCGTGAGTTGGTCGACACTCGGCGCGTCATCAGCACCGACGATCTCGCCCAGGTACTCGCCGTCTCCGCCGAGACGGTGCGTCGTGACCTGTTGCTGCTCGATGGCCAGGGTCTACTGCGTCGCGTCCACGGCGGGGCTATGGCGTGCGCCGCACACGTCGGGGTCGAGCCCCCGTTCGCGGACCGAGAAACCCTTGCCTCGTCGGCCAAATCCGTAATCGGTACGTTCGCCGCCGGGCTAGTGACATCAGGGCAGACCGTGGTTTTCGACGTCGGGACGACCGCCGCCGCGGCGGCCCGCTCACTGCCGGCATCCTTCGTAGGCACAGTGGCCACCTGCTCACTGCTCGTGGCGGCGCAGTTGGCCGAGCGGCCTTCGGTAGAGGTGCTCATCTGCGGTGGCCGGGTCCGTCGCGGTGATCTCGCCGTCTCCAACGCCCAGGCCCTGTCGTTCTTCGCGGACCTGCACGCCGATGTCGCCTTCCTCGGGTGCGGCGGCGTCGATGCCGAAGCTGGCCTGACGGACTTCTACCCCGATGAGGTCGCGACGCGGCGGGTCATCCTGGCCAACTCCGCGCTGAGCTACGTGCTGGCCGATTCGAGCAAGCTGTCCCGCGTCGCACCGCACCGGGTCTGCGGACTCGATCAGCTGAGCGCCGTGATCACCGACCGGCGACCGCCGGTGGCTCTGCAGCGGGCCGCCGAGCGCGCGGGCGCCAGGATCCACACGGCCGCGTGA
- a CDS encoding FGGY family carbohydrate kinase — MTAQAILAIDQGTSGTKAIVVDPDDGVVAVAEEPVQPVYLPGGGVEQDPDELLSSVLAAGRRAVAAAGRPVAAVSLANQGETVLAWDRRNGRPLSRAIVWQDRRAEGLVAELASSGGWVTERTGLVLDPYFSAPKMAWLRRNVTTEGVVTTTDSWLVHHLCGEFVTDVSTASRSLLAGLDSGAWDPELCALFGWQHEPLPRIVACDEVVGSTTAFGTEVPVAGLVVDQQAALLAEGCVEPGAAKCTFGTGAFLLANTGTTAVRSGSGLTSSVAWRARGQLTYCLDGQVYTAASAVRWLQDLGLIGGPEDLDRLAADDAGGVLCVPALAGLAAPWWRSDATAVLSGMTLATRPGHLILAVLQGIAAQVAELAALVDDETGEPLSRLRVDGGLTRCRTLMQSVADVLQLPLDVYPSPHATALGAATLARLALTPRLGVADAITAWEPTHSFEPRWSADQAWDFRGRWRSAVTIALGSETRR; from the coding sequence ATGACCGCTCAGGCGATCCTGGCAATCGACCAGGGAACGTCGGGGACGAAGGCGATCGTCGTCGACCCGGACGACGGCGTCGTCGCCGTCGCCGAGGAGCCGGTACAGCCGGTCTACCTTCCCGGCGGAGGCGTGGAGCAGGACCCGGACGAACTGCTGTCCTCCGTCCTGGCCGCCGGCCGGCGCGCTGTCGCCGCGGCGGGCCGGCCGGTGGCTGCGGTATCCCTGGCCAACCAGGGGGAAACCGTCTTGGCGTGGGACCGTCGAAACGGCCGGCCGCTGTCGAGGGCCATCGTCTGGCAGGACCGTCGCGCCGAGGGCCTGGTCGCCGAGCTCGCGAGCTCGGGCGGTTGGGTCACCGAACGAACCGGTCTCGTACTGGATCCCTACTTCTCGGCCCCCAAGATGGCGTGGCTGCGCCGCAACGTGACAACCGAGGGCGTCGTCACGACAACCGACAGCTGGCTGGTGCATCACCTGTGCGGTGAGTTCGTGACCGATGTATCGACGGCCAGCCGCTCGCTGCTGGCCGGACTCGACAGCGGCGCTTGGGACCCGGAACTGTGCGCCCTGTTCGGCTGGCAACACGAGCCCCTGCCGCGAATAGTCGCCTGTGACGAGGTCGTCGGCAGCACGACGGCCTTCGGGACCGAAGTGCCGGTCGCGGGACTGGTCGTCGACCAGCAGGCCGCGCTGCTGGCGGAGGGGTGCGTCGAACCCGGCGCGGCCAAGTGCACCTTCGGCACCGGTGCTTTCCTGCTCGCGAACACCGGCACGACCGCGGTGCGATCGGGCTCCGGCCTGACCAGCTCAGTGGCCTGGCGGGCTCGTGGGCAGCTGACGTACTGCCTGGACGGCCAGGTGTACACCGCAGCGTCGGCCGTCCGGTGGCTGCAGGACCTCGGACTCATCGGCGGGCCGGAGGACCTCGACCGGCTCGCCGCCGACGACGCGGGCGGGGTGCTCTGCGTGCCGGCGCTGGCCGGCCTCGCGGCACCCTGGTGGCGATCGGATGCAACAGCCGTGTTGAGCGGGATGACGCTGGCCACTCGTCCTGGGCACCTCATCCTCGCTGTGCTGCAGGGAATCGCAGCTCAGGTCGCCGAGCTGGCCGCGCTCGTCGACGACGAGACGGGCGAGCCCCTGTCCCGGCTGCGCGTCGACGGCGGCCTGACCAGATGCCGGACCCTGATGCAGTCCGTGGCCGATGTGTTGCAGCTCCCGCTCGATGTCTACCCCTCGCCGCATGCGACCGCCCTCGGCGCCGCGACGCTGGCAAGGTTGGCCCTCACGCCGCGGCTCGGCGTTGCCGACGCCATCACAGCGTGGGAACCGACGCACAGCTTCGAGCCCCGCTGGAGCGCCGATCAGGCGTGGGACTTCCGCGGCCGTTGGCGTTCGGCCGTGACGATCGCCCTGGGCTCGGAGACGCGTCGATGA
- a CDS encoding NAD(P)/FAD-dependent oxidoreductase: MTLGHGNDYDVAVIGAGLVGAAIARQLLGFELAVAIIEARDDVGDGTSKANTAILHTGFDATPGTLESRLVRRGYELLGAYATETGIPVEHTGALLVAWTAEELDSLPALADKAVRNGYERCEIVDADYVYRHVPALGPGALGALTVPDESIICTWTATLALATDARLRGAELLLGHRVTAVTPGSPTTTLHTTAGDVRARWVINAAGLGADHIDAQFGYDRFTVTPRRGELLVFDKLARPLVNKIVLPVPSKLGKGVLVSPTIYGNVMLGPTAEDLTDRTATATSEAGLAFLLSKGERLMPRLLREEVTASYAGLRAAIDHGDYLIESDPEQRYVLVGGIRSTGLTSSMAVAEHVSDLIHEAGLVLIPRQQLPAPPRMPNLGEAFPRPYQDDDRIAADPAYGSIVCFCERVTLGELRDAFRSLIPPTGLDGLRRRTRVMNGRCQGFFCGAEVAALLERRGRDEAHP, translated from the coding sequence ATGACGCTCGGCCACGGCAACGACTACGACGTCGCGGTCATCGGCGCCGGCCTGGTGGGGGCGGCCATCGCACGCCAGTTACTCGGCTTCGAGCTGGCCGTAGCCATCATCGAGGCGCGCGATGATGTGGGGGACGGAACCAGCAAGGCGAATACCGCCATCCTGCACACCGGTTTCGACGCCACTCCCGGGACCCTGGAGTCGCGGCTCGTCCGGCGTGGGTACGAACTGCTCGGCGCCTACGCGACCGAGACCGGCATCCCGGTCGAGCACACCGGCGCCCTCCTCGTCGCCTGGACGGCAGAGGAGCTCGACTCGTTACCCGCGCTTGCGGACAAGGCGGTCCGCAACGGTTACGAACGCTGCGAGATCGTCGACGCGGACTATGTGTACCGGCACGTACCGGCGCTCGGGCCAGGCGCCCTCGGTGCGCTGACCGTCCCTGACGAGTCGATCATCTGCACCTGGACCGCGACCCTGGCCCTGGCCACTGATGCCCGCCTGCGGGGCGCCGAACTGCTGCTGGGCCACCGCGTCACCGCGGTCACGCCCGGCTCCCCCACGACCACGCTGCACACCACCGCGGGCGATGTCCGCGCTCGCTGGGTGATCAACGCCGCAGGCCTGGGGGCCGACCACATCGACGCCCAGTTCGGCTACGACCGCTTCACCGTCACGCCGCGGCGAGGCGAACTTCTGGTGTTCGACAAGCTTGCTCGCCCGCTGGTGAACAAGATCGTGCTGCCGGTGCCTTCGAAACTCGGCAAGGGAGTGCTCGTCAGCCCGACCATCTACGGCAACGTGATGCTCGGCCCGACCGCGGAGGACCTCACCGACCGCACCGCGACCGCGACGTCCGAGGCAGGGTTGGCGTTCTTGCTGTCCAAGGGCGAACGGCTGATGCCCAGGCTGCTCCGTGAGGAGGTGACCGCCAGTTATGCCGGCCTGCGGGCCGCGATCGACCACGGCGACTACCTGATCGAGTCCGATCCCGAGCAGCGATACGTGCTCGTCGGCGGCATCCGCTCAACCGGGCTGACCTCGTCGATGGCGGTGGCCGAGCACGTGAGCGACCTGATTCACGAAGCCGGCCTGGTCTTGATACCGCGGCAGCAGCTGCCCGCGCCGCCGCGGATGCCCAATCTCGGCGAAGCCTTTCCTCGGCCGTACCAGGACGATGACCGGATCGCCGCTGACCCCGCCTACGGCAGCATTGTCTGCTTCTGCGAGCGCGTCACCCTCGGCGAGCTCCGCGATGCCTTCCGCTCCCTGATCCCGCCCACCGGTCTCGACGGGCTACGTAGGCGCACGAGAGTCATGAACGGCCGCTGCCAGGGTTTCTTCTGCGGTGCCGAGGTCGCGGCCCTGCTGGAACGGCGAGGCCGCGACGAGGCCCACCCATGA
- a CDS encoding NAD(P)/FAD-dependent oxidoreductase yields the protein MTPSQRPVDMRPDVLVIGAGPAGLTAAADLAGTTAGEVLVLDREENAGGIPRHSDHLGYGVRDLHRMLTGPDYARRLVDAATAAGATIRTRAMVTGWDADGSAEVTTPTGRLLVRAKATVLATGARERPRSARLVPGDRPRGVLTTGQLQNLVHLHHADPGHRAVVVGGELVSWSAVLTLREAGCRTVLLTTEYPSPESYAVFNLAGRLALRTPVATGTRVVDIIGEGRVRAVVVESIETGQRRTVECDTVVFTGDWIPDHELARLGGLELDTHTRGPRVDTALRTSRPGFFAAGNLVHPVDTADISALDGRHVAAGVRAYLEGARPSGPAALILADKPFRWIAPNVLRPDDPAPPRGRLLLWTDELVRRPHISVRQNGYELAHARLRWPASPGRVVRVPSSLLDGIDPAAGDVTVGLR from the coding sequence ATGACGCCGTCCCAGCGCCCCGTCGACATGCGGCCGGACGTCCTCGTCATCGGCGCCGGCCCGGCAGGGCTCACGGCGGCCGCCGACCTCGCCGGCACCACCGCCGGCGAGGTCCTGGTGCTGGACCGCGAGGAAAACGCCGGCGGCATCCCCCGGCACAGTGACCATCTCGGCTACGGGGTGCGAGACCTTCATCGGATGCTGACCGGGCCTGATTACGCGCGCCGTCTTGTCGACGCGGCCACCGCCGCAGGCGCAACGATCCGCACGCGAGCGATGGTGACCGGGTGGGACGCGGACGGCAGCGCCGAGGTGACCACCCCGACCGGACGGCTCCTGGTGCGCGCGAAAGCAACCGTCCTCGCCACCGGCGCCCGGGAACGTCCGCGCTCGGCCCGGCTGGTTCCCGGTGACCGTCCGCGCGGTGTCCTGACCACCGGCCAGCTGCAGAACCTCGTACACCTGCATCATGCCGACCCAGGCCACCGCGCCGTGGTCGTCGGCGGCGAACTGGTCAGCTGGTCGGCGGTCCTCACCCTGCGCGAAGCCGGTTGCCGGACTGTTCTCCTCACGACCGAATACCCGTCACCGGAGTCGTATGCGGTGTTCAATCTCGCGGGCAGGCTCGCGCTGCGCACACCGGTCGCCACTGGCACCCGTGTCGTCGACATCATCGGCGAGGGCCGAGTGCGCGCGGTGGTGGTGGAAAGCATCGAGACCGGACAGCGTCGCACCGTCGAATGCGACACCGTCGTGTTCACCGGTGACTGGATCCCCGACCATGAGCTGGCCCGCCTGGGCGGCCTGGAACTCGACACCCACACTCGTGGACCGCGGGTCGACACCGCGTTACGGACGAGTCGGCCCGGTTTCTTCGCCGCCGGCAACCTCGTTCATCCCGTGGACACCGCCGATATCTCGGCGCTGGACGGTCGGCACGTGGCCGCCGGGGTCCGTGCCTACCTGGAGGGCGCACGGCCATCCGGACCCGCCGCGCTGATTCTGGCGGACAAGCCGTTCCGCTGGATCGCCCCTAACGTTCTCCGTCCCGACGATCCCGCTCCCCCGCGCGGCCGCCTGCTGCTGTGGACCGATGAACTGGTCCGGCGGCCACACATCAGCGTGCGGCAGAACGGTTACGAACTCGCTCATGCGCGCCTGCGGTGGCCGGCCTCCCCCGGCCGCGTGGTGCGGGTGCCGTCGTCGCTGCTGGACGGAATCGACCCGGCCGCCGGGGATGTCACGGTCGGCCTGCGCTGA